Proteins encoded together in one Hylaeus volcanicus isolate JK05 chromosome 3, UHH_iyHylVolc1.0_haploid, whole genome shotgun sequence window:
- the LOC128873086 gene encoding acetylcholine receptor subunit beta-like 1, which yields MPKMNFCLRFARFLFVSAIFCVGLCSEDEERLVRDLFRGYNKLIRPVQNMTEKVHVNFGLAFVQLINVNEKNQIMKSNVWLRFIWTDYQLQWDEADYGGIGVLRLPPDKVWKPDIVLFNNADGNYEVRYKSNVLIYPNGDVLWVPPAIYQSSCTIDVTYFPFDQQTCIMKFGSWTFNGDQVSLALYNNKNFVDLSDYWKSGTWDIINVPAYLNTYQGSFPTETDITFYIIIRRKTLFYTVNLILPTVLISFLCVLVFYLPAEAGEKVTLGISILLSLVVFLLLVSKILPPTSLVLPLIAKYLLFTFIMNTVSILVTVIIINWNFRGPRTHRMPQLIRKIFLKYLPTLLLMRRPKKTRLRWMMEIPNVTLPTSTYSGSPTELPKHLPASLAKSKMEVMELSDLHHPNCKINRKVHHTTSGSSAAGGEGLADRRGSESSDSVLLSPEASKATEAVEFIAEHLRNEDLYIQTREDWKYVAMVIDRLQLYIFFIVTTAGTIGILMDAPHIFEYVDQDRIIEIYRGK from the exons ATGcccaaaatgaatttttgtttgcggTTCGCGCGTTTTCTCTTCGTCTCCGCGATTTTCTGCGTTG GTCTCTGCTCCGAAGATGAAGAAAGGTTGGTGCGAGATCTGTTTAGAGGATACAACAAACTTATTAGGCCCGTGCAGAATATGACGGAGAAGGTGCACGTGAATTTCGGGCTGGCGTTCGTGCAGCTGATCAACGTG aatgAGAAAAATCAAATCATGAAGTCGAACGTGTGGCTGAGATTCATCTGGACCGATTATCAGTTACAATGGGACGAGGCGGACTATGGTGGAATCGGTGTCCTGAGGTTACCACCTGATAAAGTTTGGAAGCCAGATATTGTGTTATTCAACAA CGCCGACGGTAACTACGAGGTACGGTACAAGAGCAATGTCCTCATCTACCCCAACGGCGACGTCCTCTGGGTGCCCCCGGCGATCTACCAGAGTTCCTGCACGATCGACGTCACGTACTTCCCGTTCGACCAGCAGACCTGCATCATGAAGTTCGGATCGTGGACATTCAACGGTGACCAGGTCTCGCTAGCCTTGTATAACAATAAGAACTTTGTAGACCTGTCCGACTACTGGAAAAGCGGCACCTGGGACATCATCAACGTCCCTGCATACTTGAACACCTACCAAGGTAGCTTCCCTACGGAAACGGACATCACCTTCTACATCATAATCAGACGCAAGACACTCTTCTACACggtgaatttaattcttccCACGGTACTGATCTCCTTCCTCTGCGTGTTGGTCTTCTATCTTCCGGCGGAAGCTGGCGAGAAAGTGACGCTTGGTATCAGCATTCTCCTCTCGTTGGTCGTGTTTCTGTTGCTGGTCAGCAAGATCCTGCCCCCGACATCCCTGGTGCTTCCGTTGATCGCTAAATATCTCTTGTTCACATTCATCATGAACACCGTGAGCATCCTGGTGACGGTGATCATCATCAACTGGAACTTCCGCGGACCTAGGACGCACAGGATGCCGCAGTTGATCAGGAAGATCTTCCTCAAGTACCTTCCAACCCTCTTGCTCATGAGGAGACCGAAGAAGACGCGTCTTAGGTGGATGATGGAGATCCCGAACGTGACATTGCCGACGTCCACTTATTCAGGGAGCCCAACGGAGTTGCCGAAACACCTGCCAGCATCGTTGGCCAAGTCGAAGATGGAGGTGATGGAGTTGTCCGATCTCCACCACCCGAATTGCAAGATTAATAGGAAGGTACATCATACTACGAGTGGTTCTAGTGCAGCTGGTGGGGAGGGTCTGGCTGACAGAAGAGGCTCGGAAAGCTCGGACTCGGTGTTGCTCAGCCCTGAGGCCAGCAAGGCTACCGAGGCTGTCGAGTTCATTGCTGAGCACTTGAGGAACGAGGACTTGTACATACAG ACAAGAGAAGATTGGAAATACGTAGCGATGGTGATCGATCGGCTGCagctatacatttttttcatcgtGACAACCGCAGGTACTATTGGGATCCTGATGGACGCGCCGCATATTTTCGAATACGTGGACCAGGATCGAATCATAGAAATCTATCGTGGGAAGTAA